A genomic window from Synechococcus sp. CBW1107 includes:
- a CDS encoding cation:proton antiporter: protein MTFPTLLLEIGNHNVEVAETLIGVGRFLLIFLAARTLAELMVRLQLPTILGELVAGVLIGLSGLHLILPPDTGAELSNWFTSTVASLSSLPPEAVQSIYIETFPNLQAVATLGLFALLFLTGLESELDELMAVGAQATTVACTGVALPFALGTFGLLYFFHVPLIPAIFAGAAMTATSIGITASVFGELKYLKTREGQTVIGAAVLDDILGIVILAVVVAVAGGGALEVGPIIKLLLAAALFVGVSLFLSRTAAPAFDWLLDLLKAPGEVVVASFVVLCVCCFAAQAIGLEAALGAFAAGLILSGSRHTHAIQETVKPLVSLFATIFFVLIGTSMDLTVLNPMDPANRPGLVMAAFLLVVAIIGKVASGWTYFSKEKTNRLVVGIGMMPRGEVGLIFLGLGTQAGLLTPALEAAILLMVIGTTFLSPILLRLVLSREEKLAEQLA, encoded by the coding sequence ATGACCTTTCCGACCCTGCTGCTCGAAATCGGCAACCACAACGTGGAGGTGGCCGAAACCCTGATCGGCGTGGGCCGTTTCCTGCTGATTTTCCTGGCCGCGCGCACCCTGGCCGAGCTGATGGTGCGCCTGCAGCTCCCTACCATCCTCGGCGAGCTGGTGGCGGGCGTGCTGATCGGTCTCTCGGGCCTGCATCTGATCCTTCCACCGGACACCGGGGCGGAGCTGAGCAACTGGTTCACGTCCACCGTGGCCTCCCTCTCTTCGCTGCCGCCCGAGGCGGTCCAGTCGATCTACATCGAGACCTTCCCCAACCTGCAGGCGGTGGCCACCCTCGGCCTGTTCGCCCTGCTTTTCCTGACGGGGCTGGAGAGCGAGCTCGATGAGCTGATGGCGGTGGGAGCCCAGGCCACCACCGTGGCCTGCACGGGCGTGGCCCTGCCCTTCGCCCTCGGCACCTTCGGCCTGCTCTATTTCTTCCACGTGCCGCTGATTCCGGCCATTTTCGCCGGCGCCGCGATGACCGCCACCAGCATCGGCATCACGGCCAGTGTCTTCGGCGAACTCAAATACCTCAAGACCCGCGAGGGGCAGACGGTGATCGGCGCCGCCGTGCTCGATGACATTCTCGGCATCGTGATCCTGGCGGTGGTCGTGGCTGTGGCCGGCGGCGGTGCCCTCGAGGTGGGTCCGATCATCAAGTTGCTCCTGGCCGCGGCCCTGTTCGTCGGCGTCTCCCTCTTCCTGAGCCGCACGGCAGCCCCGGCCTTCGACTGGCTGCTGGATCTGCTCAAAGCCCCCGGCGAGGTGGTGGTGGCCTCCTTTGTGGTGCTCTGCGTCTGCTGTTTCGCCGCCCAGGCCATCGGTCTGGAGGCGGCCCTCGGGGCCTTCGCCGCCGGTCTGATCCTGAGCGGATCCCGCCACACCCACGCGATTCAGGAAACGGTGAAGCCGCTGGTGTCGCTGTTCGCCACCATCTTCTTCGTGCTGATCGGCACCAGCATGGACCTCACCGTGCTCAACCCGATGGACCCCGCCAACCGCCCAGGGCTGGTGATGGCCGCCTTCCTGCTGGTGGTCGCGATCATCGGCAAGGTGGCCTCAGGCTGGACCTATTTCAGCAAGGAGAAGACCAACCGTCTGGTGGTCGGCATCGGCATGATGCCCCGCGGCGAGGTGGGCCTGATCTTCCTCGGTCTGGGCACCCAGGCCGGCCTGCTCACCCCGGCTCTGGAGGCGGCGATCCTGCTGATGGTGATCGGCACCACGTTCCTCTCACCGATCCTGCTGCGGCTTGTGCTCAGCCGCGAGGAGAAGCTGGCCGAGCAGCTGGCCTGA
- a CDS encoding alpha/beta fold hydrolase, which translates to MIGPRSEPWTHGGHGVHALASRPAQPEGPAVLLVHGFGASTDHWRYNIPVLAERHEVHALDLLGFGRSAKTQGLPYGGGLWRDQLVAYVRERIGRPTVLVGNSLGGFAALAAGVALGPDAAGVVLINAAGPFSDEQAEPKGWGAITKRTIGGALLRSPVLQRLLFENLRRPATIRRTLNQVYIDRTNVNEELVEAIRRPSLDPGAFGVFRTVFDIPRGQPLDELFAQLQAPLLLLWGIRDPWINAAGRRAAFQRHAPAGTREVVLDAGHCPHDEVPEQVNAALLEWLASLPDA; encoded by the coding sequence TTGATCGGCCCTCGCTCCGAGCCCTGGACCCATGGAGGACACGGGGTCCATGCCCTGGCCAGCCGACCGGCTCAGCCCGAGGGCCCGGCTGTTCTGCTGGTGCATGGCTTCGGCGCCTCCACCGACCACTGGCGCTACAACATTCCCGTGCTGGCCGAGCGCCATGAGGTGCATGCCCTCGATCTGCTGGGCTTCGGCCGCAGTGCCAAGACCCAGGGCCTGCCCTATGGAGGAGGTCTCTGGCGGGATCAGCTGGTGGCCTACGTGCGGGAGCGGATCGGCCGGCCCACGGTGCTGGTGGGCAATTCCCTCGGCGGCTTTGCCGCCCTGGCGGCGGGGGTGGCCCTGGGCCCCGATGCGGCCGGGGTGGTGCTGATCAATGCCGCCGGACCCTTCAGCGACGAGCAGGCCGAGCCGAAGGGCTGGGGCGCGATCACCAAGCGCACGATCGGCGGCGCCCTGTTGCGCAGTCCAGTGCTGCAGCGCCTGCTGTTCGAGAACCTGCGCCGCCCGGCGACGATCCGGCGCACCCTCAATCAGGTCTACATCGATCGCACCAACGTGAATGAGGAGCTGGTGGAGGCGATCCGGCGGCCCTCGCTGGATCCTGGGGCCTTCGGCGTGTTCCGCACCGTCTTTGACATCCCCCGTGGCCAGCCCCTGGACGAACTCTTCGCCCAGCTCCAGGCCCCTCTGCTGCTGCTCTGGGGGATCCGCGACCCCTGGATCAACGCCGCCGGGCGCCGCGCCGCCTTCCAGCGCCATGCTCCAGCCGGCACCAGGGAGGTGGTGCTCGATGCCGGTCACTGTCCCCACGATGAAGTGCCCGAGCAGGTGAACGCTGCCCTGCTGGAGTGGCTCGCGAGCCTGCCCGATGCCTGA
- a CDS encoding galactose mutarotase — MPLTHRTTPYPHWEFSTGAGGDLLRLVPERGGLLSGWRCNGRELLYLDEERFADPSLSVRGGMPVLFPICGNLPADQLPLPQGSFTLKQHGFARDLPWELEELEVGDGVRLGLSESPISLAMFPFPFRLQLELRPEPAALAITVLVHNSGSQPLPFAFGLHPYFAVSSLASTVLQGLPEECFDHGSMAPAATAPLLELLERGVDLLVEPAGPVRLLDQQTGLALELQAEAPFDLAVVWSDPPRSMVCLEPWTAPRGALVSGERRLVLPPGQTCRLACRYQLIEGSGFSPEDQE, encoded by the coding sequence ATGCCCCTGACCCACCGCACCACGCCTTACCCCCACTGGGAGTTCAGCACTGGGGCAGGCGGGGATCTCCTGCGGCTGGTGCCGGAGAGGGGCGGCCTGCTCAGCGGCTGGCGTTGCAACGGGCGAGAGCTGCTTTATCTCGATGAGGAGCGGTTCGCCGATCCGTCTCTCTCGGTGCGGGGCGGCATGCCGGTGCTGTTCCCGATCTGCGGCAACCTCCCCGCTGATCAGCTGCCGCTGCCGCAGGGCAGCTTCACGCTCAAGCAGCATGGCTTTGCCCGGGATCTGCCCTGGGAGCTCGAGGAGCTGGAGGTCGGGGACGGCGTGCGCCTGGGCCTGAGCGAGAGCCCCATCAGCCTGGCGATGTTCCCGTTCCCCTTCCGGCTGCAACTTGAGCTGCGTCCGGAGCCAGCGGCTCTGGCGATCACGGTGCTGGTTCACAACTCCGGGTCGCAACCACTGCCGTTCGCCTTCGGATTGCACCCCTACTTCGCCGTGTCCTCCCTGGCCTCGACGGTGCTGCAGGGCCTGCCGGAGGAGTGCTTCGACCACGGCTCCATGGCGCCCGCTGCTACCGCCCCGCTGCTGGAGCTGCTCGAGCGGGGGGTGGATCTGCTGGTCGAGCCCGCTGGTCCGGTGCGCCTGCTGGATCAGCAGACGGGCCTGGCGTTGGAGCTGCAGGCCGAAGCCCCCTTCGATCTGGCGGTGGTCTGGAGCGATCCTCCCCGCTCGATGGTCTGCCTCGAGCCCTGGACGGCACCCCGGGGCGCTCTGGTGAGCGGTGAGCGGCGGCTGGTGCTGCCTCCCGGGCAGACCTGCCGGCTCGCCTGCCGTTACCAGCTCATCGAGGGTTCCGGGTTCAGCCCTGAGGATCAGGAGTGA
- the speB gene encoding agmatinase, whose amino-acid sequence MQASPAGRQGAEALEKEARLPLTGWQQEVDQGLRYGLEAAESIVDRRISTFSRGELPHYAGINTFMKAPYIEDVYRVGEFDVAILGVPHDSGTTYRPGTRFGPQGIRRISALYTPYNYEMGVDLRESIRLCDVGDIFTIPANNEKSFDQISKGVAHVFASGAFPIILGGDHSIGFPTVRGVCRHLGDKKVGIIHFDRHVDTQEIDLDERMHTCPWFHATNMANAPAQNLVQLGIGGWQVPREGVKVCRERGTNVLTVTDICDMGLEAAAQFAIERATDGTDCVYISFDIDCIDAGFVPGTGWPEPGGLLPREALKLLELIVRNVPVCGLEVVEVSPPYDISDMTSLMATRVICDTMAHLVVSGQLPRRQRPAWLHDTCNMAVDQAWR is encoded by the coding sequence ATGCAGGCCTCGCCCGCTGGCCGCCAGGGCGCCGAGGCCCTTGAGAAGGAGGCCCGGCTGCCTCTCACCGGCTGGCAGCAGGAGGTGGATCAGGGCCTGCGCTATGGACTCGAAGCGGCCGAGAGCATCGTCGATCGGCGCATCTCCACCTTCTCCCGCGGTGAGCTGCCCCACTACGCGGGCATCAACACCTTCATGAAGGCGCCCTACATCGAAGACGTGTATCGCGTCGGCGAGTTCGATGTGGCGATCCTGGGCGTGCCCCACGATTCCGGCACCACCTACCGTCCCGGCACCCGCTTCGGCCCCCAGGGCATCCGGCGCATCTCGGCGCTCTACACGCCCTACAACTACGAAATGGGTGTGGATCTGCGCGAGTCGATCAGGCTCTGCGATGTCGGCGACATCTTCACGATCCCCGCCAACAATGAGAAGAGTTTCGATCAGATCTCCAAGGGCGTGGCTCACGTGTTCGCGAGTGGCGCCTTCCCGATCATCCTCGGCGGCGATCATTCGATCGGCTTCCCCACCGTGCGCGGGGTCTGCCGTCACCTGGGTGACAAGAAAGTCGGCATCATCCACTTCGATCGTCATGTCGACACCCAGGAGATCGATCTCGACGAGCGCATGCACACCTGCCCCTGGTTCCATGCCACCAACATGGCCAACGCCCCGGCCCAGAACCTGGTGCAGTTGGGCATCGGCGGCTGGCAGGTGCCGCGCGAGGGGGTGAAGGTCTGCCGGGAGCGGGGCACCAACGTGCTCACGGTCACCGACATCTGCGACATGGGCCTGGAGGCGGCGGCTCAGTTCGCGATCGAGCGCGCCACCGATGGCACCGACTGCGTCTACATCTCCTTCGACATCGACTGCATCGATGCCGGCTTCGTGCCGGGTACGGGCTGGCCTGAGCCCGGCGGCCTGTTGCCGCGCGAAGCGCTCAAGCTGCTGGAGCTGATCGTGCGCAACGTGCCGGTCTGCGGCCTTGAGGTGGTGGAGGTGTCGCCCCCCTACGACATCAGCGACATGACCTCGCTGATGGCCACGCGGGTGATCTGCGACACCATGGCTCATCTGGTGG